The proteins below come from a single Gimesia alba genomic window:
- a CDS encoding SPFH domain-containing protein gives MTDEKIYNPMPGWFPLAMCLGGLVCGIILIATGAINESGPVVILGVFLVPASFIGLFGCMAIAPNQARVLLLFGEYKGSVMQSGFFWVNPFFSKKKISLRIRNFETGAVTTPEQKDAAGNVILAKSRSTGKPSKVNDRDGNPVDISTVVVWRVVNTAEALFEVDDYEDFVAVQSEAALRNLASRHPYDSEDHEISLRGNTTEVCDQLKVDIQERLDKAGVEVIEARISHLAYSPEIAAAMLQRQQAQAVVAARTKIVEGAVGMVEMALDHLAERNVVELDKNYRAGLVSNLLVVLCSDRHTQPVVNTGSSQS, from the coding sequence ATGACAGACGAGAAAATCTATAATCCAATGCCGGGTTGGTTTCCCTTGGCAATGTGTCTGGGTGGCTTAGTATGTGGAATCATCCTGATTGCAACAGGGGCGATTAATGAAAGTGGCCCCGTAGTTATTTTGGGAGTGTTTCTGGTTCCCGCCAGTTTCATCGGCCTGTTCGGGTGCATGGCGATTGCCCCAAATCAGGCGCGGGTGCTCTTGTTATTTGGTGAGTACAAGGGCTCGGTGATGCAATCCGGCTTTTTCTGGGTGAATCCTTTTTTCTCCAAAAAGAAAATTTCATTACGTATTCGTAATTTTGAAACCGGGGCGGTGACCACACCGGAACAGAAGGACGCGGCAGGAAATGTAATTCTTGCGAAAAGTCGTTCGACAGGAAAGCCGTCCAAAGTGAATGACCGCGATGGGAATCCGGTTGATATTTCCACGGTCGTCGTCTGGCGTGTGGTGAATACGGCGGAGGCGTTGTTCGAAGTGGATGACTATGAAGATTTCGTCGCCGTTCAAAGTGAAGCCGCTTTGCGAAATCTTGCCAGCCGTCATCCTTATGACAGCGAAGATCATGAAATTTCTTTACGCGGCAATACTACGGAAGTCTGCGATCAGTTGAAGGTTGATATTCAGGAACGCCTGGACAAAGCGGGCGTAGAAGTGATCGAAGCGCGGATCAGTCATCTGGCCTATTCGCCGGAAATCGCGGCTGCAATGTTGCAGCGGCAACAGGCGCAAGCCGTGGTTGCGGCCCGGACGAAAATCGTAGAGGGAGCAGTTGGGATGGTGGAGATGGCGCTGGATCATCTGGCGGAGCGAAATGTGGTCGAGTTGGATAAGAACTATCGGGCAGGCTTGGTTTCCAATTTACTGGTCGTGTTGTGTAGTGACCGGCATACGCAACCCGTGGTGAATACGGGAAGCTCACAAAGTTAA
- the feoB gene encoding ferrous iron transport protein B — protein MQQKKMTIAIIGNPNTGKSTLFNLLSGGHAHIGNFPGVTVEKKVGSVTWGDRQIDLVDLPGTYSLAPRSIDEMLAVDVLLGRQKGVPQPDAIICIADASNLERNLYLFSQILDLSIPVVLVLNMYDLARSRGIEIDAQALSQKLNVPVVCTEAHHAKGVNELKAAILEIGTGSSHQPLALFPEVFYAERKLIREKIQENQENSPPDFLVDRLLLDVGGYVESYFEHHTHNGLMDDLHESRSRLKEAGYAVPAMEARMRYGWAREVLKDVLQHPPDQRETASDKIDRWLTHRIFGFLFFFVLMFFVFQSVFTWAGPAMDLIETGQGSIEGVVESVISPGPLRSLVVDGVIAGVGGVLIFLPQIVILYFFIAVLEDSGYMARAAFIMDRLMRSLGLSGKSFIPLMSSFACAVPGIMATRVIENRHERLTTILVAPLMSCSARWPVYTLFIAAFIPNIAYFTIAGSPVVTLQGMVLFAMSSIGALIAIPVAWFLKRVCFKGDVAPFVMELPGYKWPSPRNVIYRVYNRAKSFVVKAGTLIFATSIIIWAAGYFPGDHSEQFQIQNRIEAIDASLSELDEQIAAADEDKPAAMKELESQKEVLAAEQSALFERQNHVSSQLVESSFLGRAGHWIEPAVKPLGWDWKIGVGVIASFPAREVIISTLGTIYSLGGDVGEEDESLIGSIRSATWPDGSKVFNVPVAISIMVFFALCAQCAATLMVMRRETNSWFWPVVSFTYMTTLAYVGALISYQVGMLFI, from the coding sequence GTGCAACAAAAAAAAATGACGATTGCCATTATTGGCAACCCGAATACCGGGAAGAGCACGCTGTTTAATCTGCTTTCCGGCGGGCATGCTCACATCGGGAATTTTCCCGGAGTCACGGTTGAAAAGAAAGTGGGCAGTGTCACGTGGGGTGACCGTCAGATTGATCTGGTTGATTTGCCGGGAACGTACAGTCTGGCACCCCGATCCATTGATGAAATGCTGGCGGTCGACGTGCTATTGGGCCGCCAAAAGGGGGTACCGCAGCCCGATGCGATTATCTGTATCGCCGATGCGTCGAACCTGGAACGCAATTTGTATCTGTTCAGTCAGATTCTTGACTTGTCAATTCCTGTGGTGCTGGTGCTCAACATGTATGATCTGGCACGTTCACGGGGAATCGAGATCGACGCGCAGGCATTATCCCAAAAATTGAATGTGCCTGTTGTTTGCACAGAGGCCCATCATGCCAAAGGTGTGAATGAGCTGAAGGCTGCTATTTTGGAAATTGGGACAGGCTCGTCGCATCAACCTTTGGCGCTGTTTCCAGAAGTCTTTTATGCTGAGCGAAAACTGATTCGCGAGAAGATTCAGGAAAATCAGGAGAACAGCCCTCCCGATTTTCTGGTAGACCGATTGCTGCTCGATGTTGGCGGCTATGTGGAATCGTATTTCGAGCACCATACTCATAATGGTTTGATGGACGATCTCCATGAGTCGCGCTCGCGATTGAAAGAGGCGGGTTATGCCGTTCCGGCGATGGAGGCCCGCATGCGTTATGGTTGGGCCCGGGAAGTCTTAAAGGATGTATTACAGCATCCTCCAGATCAGCGGGAAACCGCTTCCGATAAAATTGATCGCTGGTTGACGCACCGCATATTTGGTTTTCTGTTTTTCTTCGTGCTGATGTTTTTTGTGTTTCAGTCCGTCTTTACGTGGGCGGGGCCCGCAATGGATTTGATTGAAACAGGGCAGGGATCGATCGAAGGAGTTGTGGAGTCAGTGATTTCACCCGGTCCGCTACGGAGTCTGGTGGTCGATGGTGTGATTGCCGGCGTGGGGGGCGTGTTAATCTTTCTGCCCCAGATTGTGATTTTGTATTTCTTTATCGCCGTGCTGGAAGACAGCGGCTATATGGCGCGGGCGGCGTTTATCATGGATCGCCTGATGCGAAGTCTGGGGTTGAGCGGGAAGTCATTTATTCCCCTGATGTCGTCTTTTGCCTGTGCGGTGCCGGGGATCATGGCGACGCGGGTGATCGAGAATCGGCACGAACGTTTGACGACAATTCTCGTCGCGCCTTTAATGAGCTGTTCGGCCCGCTGGCCTGTGTATACGCTATTTATTGCTGCTTTTATTCCGAACATTGCCTATTTCACAATCGCGGGCAGCCCTGTGGTGACACTTCAGGGGATGGTCTTGTTTGCAATGTCATCAATTGGGGCGTTGATTGCGATTCCAGTTGCCTGGTTTCTCAAGCGGGTTTGCTTTAAAGGGGATGTGGCTCCGTTTGTGATGGAGCTACCGGGTTATAAATGGCCTTCGCCGCGAAATGTGATCTATCGCGTTTATAATCGTGCCAAGTCGTTTGTGGTCAAAGCGGGTACCTTGATTTTTGCGACCTCCATTATCATCTGGGCCGCCGGTTACTTTCCCGGTGATCACAGTGAGCAATTTCAGATTCAGAATCGGATTGAGGCGATTGACGCTTCTCTGTCAGAGCTCGACGAGCAGATTGCAGCAGCAGACGAAGACAAGCCGGCAGCGATGAAGGAATTAGAGAGTCAAAAAGAAGTATTGGCGGCAGAACAGTCCGCGTTATTTGAGCGGCAGAATCATGTCAGCAGTCAGCTGGTGGAAAGCAGTTTTCTGGGGCGTGCGGGGCACTGGATTGAACCGGCGGTAAAACCACTGGGCTGGGACTGGAAAATTGGTGTAGGCGTGATTGCCTCGTTTCCGGCCCGGGAAGTGATTATTTCAACGTTGGGCACGATTTACAGTCTGGGTGGTGATGTCGGGGAAGAGGATGAAAGTCTGATCGGTTCGATTCGTTCGGCGACCTGGCCGGATGGCAGTAAGGTGTTTAATGTTCCCGTGGCGATTTCGATTATGGTGTTCTTTGCATTGTGTGCCCAGTGTGCAGCGACGCTGATGGTCATGCGACGTGAAACGAACAGCTGGTTCTGGCCAGTGGTATCGTTTACTTACATGACGACGCTGGCTTACGTCGGGGCTTTGATATCTTACCAGGTAGGGATGTTATTTATTTAG
- a CDS encoding FeoA family protein — protein sequence MTLNQIIKGQVARITHINGEDAISIRLMEMGLIDGEQIQLLGKAPLGDPLEFAIRGYRLSLRLNEAKCVEVEIV from the coding sequence ATGACGTTGAACCAGATTATAAAAGGCCAGGTTGCGCGGATTACACATATCAATGGTGAAGATGCGATTTCCATCCGGTTAATGGAAATGGGGCTGATTGACGGAGAACAGATTCAATTACTAGGCAAAGCGCCCTTAGGCGATCCGTTGGAGTTTGCAATCCGTGGATACCGCTTATCACTGCGACTGAATGAAGCGAAGTGTGTTGAAGTTGAAATTGTCTAA